A single Macrobrachium nipponense isolate FS-2020 chromosome 5, ASM1510439v2, whole genome shotgun sequence DNA region contains:
- the LOC135215756 gene encoding uncharacterized protein LOC135215756: MPASECPAKMHPISEPQVIEDDVMSLATTATSEEGSPFMSLITHFSRWERLKRAVAVFIAFLAFLQNKEQTINLRTTQIMQKAEKAIVCFIQKITFANEVENLKKTTMKEDKREHSLPKTSKIFRLDPVSSTELLRVGGRLSKAAMDYDVKHPMLLPQHFHVTTLIIRDAHEKHGHAGRNHTIAAIRESFWIVSINSAVRRQLQKCITCQKKIRKPCQEQKMSDLPQDRLEPAPHLHSQA, encoded by the coding sequence ATGCCGGCTTCAGAATGCCCTGCAAAGATGCATCCTATCAGCGAACCGCAGGTTATAGAAGACGACGTTATGTCTTTAGCTACCACTGCTACATCAGAAGAAGGCTCACCGTTTATGTCTTTAATCACCCATTTCTCCAGGTGGGAGAGACTGAAGAGAGCAGTAGCAGTATTCATAGCATTTTTGGCTTTCttacaaaacaaagaacaaactATAAATTTAAGGACCACACAGATCATGCAAAAGGCTGAAAAGGCAATAGTTTGCTTTATACAAAAGATCACCTTTGCAAACGAGGTCGAGAATCTCAAGAAAACAACCATGAAAGAAGACAAGAGAGAACACTCACTACCAAAAACAAGTAAGATATTCCGTCTCGACCCAGTGTCATCGACGGAACTTCTGCGAGTGGGAGGACGCCTCTCGAAAGCCGCAATGGACTATGACGTGAAACATCCAATGCTACTGCCACAACACTTTCACGTCACGACTCTAATCATACGAGATGCTCATGAGAAACACGGCCATGCTGGTAGAAATCACACCATTGCAGCAATTAGAGAAAGCTTTTGGATTGTTTCAATCAACTCTGCTGTCCGACGTCAACTCCAGAAATGCATAACGtgccagaaaaaaataagaaagccctgccaagagcaaaaaatGTCCGACTTACCTCAAGATCGTCTCGAGCCAGCTCCACATTTACATTCACAGGCGTAG